The Apium graveolens cultivar Ventura chromosome 3, ASM990537v1, whole genome shotgun sequence sequence cTCACATGTCGAATTCTAGCAGGTTATTTCGGTGTGAAAAAAAACATACTACATTTGCTAACTGTCTCAAATGACTGTTCCTGATTCCTGCTGGTATGACAACTAATTTAGCTCTACGTATGTGATCAACAAGAGTCGTGTAAAATGTTGTAAACGTCTGATCTTTGTTCATCTGTAAGTTGCGTAGGAAACTCTACTTCAAATTTAACTATCAGGTTACCTCTTTCCCCTGGCTCCTTGGACTTTGGCATGCCCTGTCCTGCAACTATCTTTTGATAGCCATGATATATAACATCTTCTATCTTTATCACCATGTTCTCTCCGTCTAATAGAGGTACTGTAACTGTGCAACCCGTGAGAGCTTCTACCAAAGGAATATCTATATCgaacaccaaatcatcaccatCTTTTGTAAACAAAAGGTGCTTGTTCTCTACAATCACAAAGGTAACATCTCCTGTTTGACCTCCTGGTATCTCATTTCCCTTACCCTCAAAAGTAATCTTTGTGCCATTTCTCCATCCAGGCTTCACTTCTATTGTTAGCACTTCGGTTTCTTGCACTATCTCCCTGTTATATGTGTACAGATAAGATGAGTAAAAACAAAATCCTTATAAtctaacacacacacacattatcGAAGAAAGTTTACAATATACCATTTGACAAAAAGAAAAATATTGATCGGTAAATGCTCAGGAAACAATGGAACTAGTAAAGGGAGGTAAACTAATTTATGAAGAGAAGGCATTAGAGACTAAATAAGCTTTTGGACAAATCCATGTCATAGTGTTTGATTTGTTACTTTATCTACTTTCTAAACCAGCATATGCAATTTTAGACATAACTTGAAGGTCCGAATCATCTATACCATTTCTTTATGCATAAAAAATGCAGAAGATTAACCAAAGACATATAAAGAGAAGAAAAGAGTATGTAATATATTGCTCACCTGTCGTATGTCATAACATCCCTTGTGATTTTGACCTTCTTAATGCACCCGAAGCATAACTCCTCGAGAGTGCAAACAAGCTTTTTTTCAACCACAGGGGGTTTGATTACCCCCGTGGAGTTAGAATACATGATGTTGGTGCTTATATTTCTAGACAGTGAGTGTGGCAGTTTCCGTGTTCCATCCACACTCCTCCGCCTAGAATTATTCTGGCTGGTACTTCTCTTGAGGGATGCTAGGTTTCCTGACATGCTCATTCTTGCAGGTCCGAGTGGTTGCGAATAACTAGAAAAACGAGAAGGCAAAGACACATGATGTCCCTTGCGGTTGGACAAATTCCCGCTGAATCCTCGTGGAGTACCAGTGTCAGTGCCACGATGTTCCACCGGATCAGTCATCATCCGATGAGGGGTCTTAGTTTTGTTGTGTTCATTCTTATTGCTATTGAGCTGAAAATATTGCATAATCAAGAATCATTATATGCAACAAAATTGGACTTGttaatatgattaattaatttgCTTAGAAATATGATGGACTAATTTAGACCAAGTCACTGATTACACAACTATCAGAATACTCCACAATACACAACAAATCAACAttaattgaatcaacatatttCACTGGCAGCTTTCTTAAGAAGCAGATATAAGAATAATTGTTAGTCAAAAAGAATCTTACAACTTTGTGAAATCTCAATAAACATCTCTCTACACAAAGAGAATGCAAATCACAGGGGATAAACCCGGAAACTAGATCAACTAAAGAACATTAGGCACAAACGATTTAACGAGCCACCGTATTTGCAGACCGTCAAATAAAAAACTTGATTAAAACATTAGCCATGTTATGTAGGACATCATCTTGATTACACGTAATTAAACTTCCACAACATATAATTATACAATTATATGGGCAGATTTTATCAATCACCAAGAATCTTACATTAATTTACATACAATTATATACCCTAAAATTTGAGACAGCAGGTGCAATATATGATACAAGTACCTGGGAAGATTTAAGGTGCTCTAAATTGTGATTTTTCTTCTTGCTGGCGGCATCAAGTTTGTTAAGATTTGATGATTTTTTGAGGCTGAATAATAAAAAAGATTTGCATGATTTACCAACATTGGCTAAACGATGTACATGCATGCCACAAAAGTAACTAGCCCTCGGTTTCGAATGAACATCTGGCATTGCACGTGCACACGATATAATTTTAAGATAAGGAGTATATATTAAGATGATGAGAGCGAGGGAGAAACAAGCAATATCCGTTTCTTAGAATGATTTGTAAAGAAGATGGAAAGGTTTAGGTTTATTAGCATATCCCCCCATGTACTTTCCTCTTGAGTCCCTTTTCCTGTTTGTAATGTTATTATTGTTTCTTTATTTGTAAATTATATTACAGGAAGGCTCTATGGACTTGGTAAACAACCATTAATTGGGACGGCATCCACCCCTAGTCTTGGATAATCAAATTGGCTTAGAATCTGGTCAAGTTTTTTATTATGATATATAGGGCTGAGCAGAAAATCAAAAAAATCCGAATTCGAAACCGCTAAAAACCGTTAAAATCCGAACCGCAAAAATCCGATCCAAAACCGTAAAATTAAAACCGAACCTGAAACGATTATCCGGGTTCGGTTATAGGTGAAAACCGAACCAAGAAAACCCGACCCGAActgataattaaaaataatatatatatatatatatattttaaaaattaataaatacaaATAATTTTTAACAGAAGTTAAAAAATAGTTATAAATTAGGGGATTGGGCTGGGGTTATAATGGGGATTGGGCTTCTGAACAAGGGTTTCATCTCAGTCAGTCACTCTTTTTCTCTTCTTAGTCTCTTTTAGTTTTACGATCTCCTGACCAGTCCTCAACCTAAATCTTTATCACCGATTTGTTGAAATTCAGTTTCAGACTGCCAAGACCTAACTGCTAATAGTTTCAGATTAAGAAGATTCAATTTCAATTGGATATATTGAGCTCTGATGGAACCATCCGAGATAAATCTAACTCAGCCGCAGGAAGAAGTATCTCGGGCTGGGGTCGTTCAAGGGTCTGCTCCGGCTCAACACCAACACCAAACAAATGATGTGGTATGTATTCCAAACTACAATTCATAATATTCTATGTACTTACTAGTTCTCTAAATTTTAGATATATATTTCTTTGTTTGTACATACATGTGAACTTAGAAGATGAAGAAGTAAAATGTGATGATAAAAAAGATGAAACTTGTGAAAGTAAAAAGATTTCAGTTGTATGAGattattttgataaaattaaaGGCCTTCCGGTTGGTAAAGAGAAAGCTGAGTGTCGATTATGTCGTGTAACAATTGGATGTTATTCACGAAATAGGACATCGACAATGTTGAGTCATTTGAAAACCGCATGTCCTAAATCACCACTTAGGAACAATCTTGATAAATTGCAAAAGACATTGCAATTTGAAAAGATATCAAAGGAACTAAGCACCGTTAAAACTCACACCTTTAATCAAGAGAGGTTAAGGAAAAAAATTGCCTTAATGTGTATAAAAGACAATCAACCTTTTAGGATTGTAGAACATGAAGGGTTTAGGGAGTTACTAAATGAAGCGGAACCAAGATTTAAGATTTCAAGTAGGTGGACCGTTGCTAGGGATTGTCTTAAAATATATGGAGAAGAATTAGTAAACTTGAAAAAGAGTTTGCCTTTTCAAAGAGTTTCTTCCACAACGCATACTTGGAcatctataacgactcgtatttctgtattattaaatgtgtaattattgaataattaaataaataaaatatattatggTTCTGTCAGTAGTGTGTTATATTAATACTAAGTATGTGTGACTTATTGGTGTACGAAAATTATTTGTGTGGTTAACTGCTAAGTCGTAGtgttttatttatttctttttaaaagtgTTTTTATTGAGAATTTATTTCTATAAAGATTGAGATTatctataaaattatttttattgctttataatattattaattattttggggatttataaaatttagaatccaatattttatcaattatttattccaagatgattttctgattatatttaagtgtaaaattcagtattaaattcccaaatgcttcaaaaattatgaaactcatattttcttaagtttttaatattacgagaattttaaaattattttgaaattttttgggatcaaattcacccgcacgtttgttcgctATATTGTAAAATGCGGGTGTGATGTGCgattcaaaaatgatttaaaaattataattttttttattagttttacttattttgggaattttaaattattttggtaattttacGGGTTATTTTTACCCGTAAATTAGTTCGTTAAATAATGAAATACGAAACAAAATTGGACTGAAATAGGAGGCAAGGGGCAATTCAGGATACGTGTTATTGTTTCAGGAAATCACTTGATATGTGTCAGCATTTGTGATTTTAAAAGGAAAAAAAACAACACAAACTCACATACACAACCCTGTTTCCCCACCTAGGGGTGTAATTCGAACCGAGCCGGCTCGAACTCGACTCGATAAATTGAGCCTGACTCGACTCGAACTCGTTATCGAGCTCGAGCTCAAACACATTTTTTGGCTCGATAAAAAActcgagtcgagtcgagttttTATGAGCTGGACTCGAGATCGACTCGATAAACTCAAACTCGACTCTGCTCGAACTCGAGCtcgattattttttttataaatatttatgtgTTTGCTAATATATGTGTCATTAAATTGTCTAATAAAATTAGTTTTACAGACTAATTTACTAGTTTTTCATAATATATCGGCATTATTACGTTTTATTATATTAGGTAAAAATTTTgaattgaattatttttttaaaaatatatttaatcattttttataGTTAAATGTTGAAAAATATgagcttaatttatttatttttgaaaaattcaaCTCTAATTAGTTTAAATATACGATAAGTGCTAcctaaattttaaaataaaataataacttAATAACTTCCTTTTCGTTAACAAAATTAATTTTAGGGGTTTTATCAAAAATACCTAAGTTAtaatttttttgcaaaaatacggtaCAAATGGAATAAGTTCGAAAACTCGTTTAAAAACTCGAAAACTAGAAAACTCGAAAACTTGATTAAAAAACTCGAAAAGCTCGAAAACTCGCGAGTAGctcgaactcgactcgtttaTTATCCGGGTGGAGCTCGGACATAATTTCCGGGCTCAATTTTTTttggctcgactcgactcgattaAAAAAAGCTCGAACTCGAATTTAATAAGCACAAACTCGACTCGAATTACATCCCTACGCCCCACCCTCCCCATTTCTGTTGTCTCTCTCCTGAAAATCTCACAGTCTCTCTCAATCTCCCATCTCTTCCTCCCATCTCTCTATCACTTTCtcttatattttttttgttttgtttccCCCATTCCCTTGTGTTTCTCCGCCTCTCTTCCTCGCCCCTCGCGTGCGGTTCCCGGTAATTGCTTCGGCCACCTGTATTTATTCGGTGATTGCTGTGATATGATTGCTGTGTTGCGTTTATCTTATTTCCTAGTTTGTTTCACTTCGCAGTCGTGTTGCTGTGCTATCCAATTGTTGTTGTGTTATTGTTGGTTGTTGAATTTGGTAATTCAATTATCGTATTTCTTTGGAAATTCGAATTATCGATTTGATTTTTGGTGAAAACTTCGAATGAAACATTCTTGATTATTCAAATTTTCTCTGTATTAATTTCCGATTATTATGAAATTCAATCGGTGGGATTCATGTCGGAAACtcgaattaatcgggtacccgcgaattttgccaccgtcggcgatgagcctctgCGAGCTAACGGTGGACCGCGATGAATTATTCCgagtcctaaatttataaaataataaattagttcggaacaaaaataattaattatttttaaaagtcgTATCATTAATTGGATTATGATTGTGATTGTTAGATTGCGTAATTGATTTGGTTGGGGTTATGAAATCGATTATGTTTCGACAGGTAGGCCAATAAACGTAGGAGATGCTGCCCGATATTTGggaaattaaattcaaaaatacgGGGACATACCCTGAGATTATCGGGATTACTAGTCGAACgtatataactatataattataaGTATTTTACGAAACATTCTTGCATATtgtgataaaatattttgtaaaatatctGACAACCCTATTTCTCCGAAGCGACGGGTATATGTACTTTCTGGAAACAAATACCTAACCAAGTTTCGAGTATATGGACACTAACTGTTATGTGTATTATAATAATACGTATAATTAGGAATCGGGTTTTGGTATCGTTTGGGTAGAATTG is a genomic window containing:
- the LOC141710907 gene encoding uncharacterized protein LOC141710907; amino-acid sequence: MSMSGNLASLKRSTSQNNSRRRSVDGTRKLPHSLSRNISTNIMYSNSTGVIKPPVVEKKLVCTLEELCFGCIKKVKITRDVMTYDREIVQETEVLTIEVKPGWRNGTKITFEGKGNEIPGGQTGDVTFVIVENKHLLFTKDGDDLVFDIDIPLVEALTGCTVTVPLLDGENMVIKIEDVIYHGYQKIVAGQGMPKSKEPGERGNLIVKFEVEFPTQLTDEQRSDVYNILHDSC